The Phyllopteryx taeniolatus isolate TA_2022b chromosome 2, UOR_Ptae_1.2, whole genome shotgun sequence nucleotide sequence cttggggtcccaattcttatattacaaacagaactatgtgtgtgtgttggcgtgTATGTGCCTGCGCAAAGCGCGCGACACTCGTGGAATGCTATAACTCGTGCTGCCGAAGGGAAAAACTTCGCCGGAGACCAAGCACGAATGGCTGGCCAAAGTGCTCTACGTCAGAGGCTCCCGTGGGAAACTGGTCCTGACGTCCGAGCTCTAGCTGTGGTGGGACACCCCCCAAAACGCCGCTTTATTACACCCAGCCCCCCACCTCCTCCAAGGCCTTCTTCCACCACCGCTTCTTCCTCTGGGCGCGGTACAAGATGTGGGGGTTGAAGCTGGCCTGTCCACACTGCTAGCACCGGCTGACCGGAGGCTGGCTGTACCGGACCGTGCAGCGGGGGCTGGACCTCCAAGAGTGATACTTCATGGGCACGGAGTACCTGGAGTGCAACGGCTGCCGCCGGAAGTACTCGGCCTGGGAAGAATCCATCATCCAGCAGATGAGCATGTACCAACAGCTGAAGTTCCAGGCCGTCCTCACGTAGAAGTAAGAAAGGAACCGACCGGTGGTCGTCGGCTCAGCCTCGCACATCGCCGCATCACTTTGCTTCCCGCTAGATTGGCCTTCGACTGGAAGGTGGTGCACATGTTGAAGGACCGCTCGTTGGGCAACGCCGTCACCAGCCTGCGACAAATCAAGCACGGCACACCTTGGAGTGGTTGAGGCACAGCTTGGAGTACCTCTCCGTGCTGGACCAGCTGGGTGTTCCCAGCCCTGTGCCCCGCGCAGTCTGGTTTCTGGCCGCCTTCGTGATGGCGGTGCTTCCACACCTTCCTGAGAACAAGGCCCGCATCACATCGGTCTTCGGGAACGTGCTGCAGATGGACTCCACCAAGAAGGTACGTAGTCGTCCGAGGGTGCACGTTTCCATTGCTGCCACGCCGCCCGCTGCTGACACTCAGCCCATGCCTTTGCGCTTTCAGATGGTCAAGAAGCTTGCGGGGGCGGCCGCCGGAACCGCCGCCTGGGTCACCAACGCAGAGAACGAGCACAGGCAGGAGCTCATGTCCGGGCTCACTGTCGCCGAGGGCGTAGGGCTGTCGAGCGGACTGATGCGGCGGTACAGGGAGGCGGGACAGCTTCTGTACGTGGACCGCGACTGCTGCTCCGCCACCGGGAAGAGCAAGGTAGGTGAAATTTATTCTTCGGCGCGCAAGCTCTTTTGCGTCACACTCTAACGCTCTCTCTTTTCCCGCGTGCCTTAGGTCGCGGCCATGTTCGCCGATTGGAAGGAGCTGATGGTGCGGCTGGACGTGTGGCACCTCATGCGGCGCTTCGCCAGGGGGGTGACCACAGACGGCCACATCCTCTACGGTCCCTTCATGGCCCGGCTGTCCCTGGCCATCTTCGAGTGGGACGCAGAGGACAGCAACCTGCTGAGATGGGCCAAGCAGCCTGTGGACGGCAGCCGACCGGTCACTCTTTCGGTCAAGGAGCTGGCCCGACACTGCCGTCGCCGCACCAGAGGGGCCGAGGAGACGGAGCGGCTCATCCATGAGGTGCTGGACCACTTCTGGGAGGCCAAGGATACCATGGGCATGGCTCTCCTAGACCAGGCCAGGACTCGGCACATCTGTTACACGCAGTGCCAGCACATGGCCTGCATCCAGGACCCGCCCGTCGTCACCTTATACACCAAGGCGGGGGAGGTGACGAGAGGCGGCATCAAGCTTCCGATCTTCAGGTGCGCGTGAGGCTCCACTTCCCTGGAGTGCTTCCACCTCCACCAGTGCCGCTTCATTCCAGGTGAGGAGCGCAAGCCTTTTGTGGCGGGGGTCGTTGGCGGGCAAGCGTAACTCTCCTTCTGTCCTCTTTGGCAGGCACCGTGGCCAACGCCCTCCACTTCCAGGTCTACCTGCTGGAGGGCTTGACCCGGTGGACCAAGccagggcagccttggtggggGGCCCGTCGACGACCTTGACACGCTGCTACAACTCCCGCCTGCTCGACGCTTTCCAAAAGCTGACGCAGAAGCTGCTGAACCGCACGGTGGTGGAAAACTACACCCCGCCGGGGGAGTACAGCGGTAAGCAGTCGGGACGAGCCAGGCTGACCGACCGCCTCGCTCTCTGTCGCACCAACGCGGCGTGTTCTGACTTGAGATTGCTCACGATTAGGGGAGCTCATCGGCTTAGACTACCTGTACGACCGGCGCCGCACTCCACCCGGAACCCGGTCGTGACAAGGAGGTGTAGGAGGAGGACCTGACCGCTTGGATGGACaaggtggtggaggaggaggaggacgacaaCGGGGCGGTCAATGTGGAAGACCTGGACGAAGGAGACCCGGAGTTCATGGCCTTGACAGACTGCCAAGACAGGGGCAGGGGCAGGGACAGGGTGGCTGCGCCCCCACCACGTCCAGACGCCTTCGTAGAGGATGTAGGCCTCTCCatgcatttgtcttttttgctgaCATAGCCAGTTTGACCAAAAGCCGCCTGTTTGATGCAGGACGTCCTTGGACCGGACAGACACAGGGGCTACCAGCACGTCTACCGCCTGGCGTCGCCGCTAGTGGAGCTTCGCCTATACTCCGTTGTCACGCAGTCGCAGGTGGCCAACATAAGGGATCTGTGGCTGAAGTTGGACTCCAGGGACAAGGCCCGCATTGCCCTTCCCACACGGCACAAGGACAGGTTGTACAAGGGCCGCTTCAAGAGCTCGGCCAGACATCGCCACTCGACGGACCTGGACAGTGCCAAACGGTACGTGCGGTTTGTCCTCTAAGGTATGTCGGAGTTTTCCAGGCTGGCAACTCACGTGGCAGCGTTTTCTGTGGATAGTCTCTCCATCGGACAGGGCAAAGAGGTGGCTCCCCGAGTGTGAGCAGGTTGATGGAGGCCAGAGtattaaaaatgacaaggacaGTGCTAAACAACAGGCCCAAAGGAGCAACACTGACATGCAAATGGCAGTAAATGAAGCTAATGGCAGGCTGACCAACAAGCCGATTTGTTTGGTTTTATCTGTATTCCCTGTGGGCTGAGGTTAAAAATAcaaccttaaaaaaataaaataaaatacatttaaaaaatccctTTCCCGTAACTCACAGAAGACTTCCTTTGTACTTTAATGATGTGCTTTCATCTCCTCCTGAGATACAAAGCaccggaaaaaaaacacctcccaTGCTTTTCGGGAGGAGGTTATCCCCGCATGCACGGACATGGAGCCCACGTCGTGCGATGGGAACATGCCGAAATGTCTGTAGCGTGAGGAAAGACACCAAGACAAATAGGGGACGTAAACACAGAAGAATGTCGCTCTTACTgcaaaatagaaaagaaaaaaaaaaaaactttcccagaAGAGCAAACGCActttgaagactttttttttttttttttgtacttgtcaTACTGTTATGAATGAGTGCACGTCAATGAAAACAACACTTGTGCTTTTATGGCGCTGATGAATGGACAACCTGCTCTGGAAATAGAAATGACTAAGGCGCGTTAAGACAACAGAGCTCAGATAAGAAGACCAGAGCAAACAAACCAATGTGCTCACAAACTAACAAATAGGGATACCAGTATCGGTATTAGTgccaatactgtatgtctaaaCAGAAATACTGGTAAAAATACACCCATGCTACCCACCGATACCACAAGACCAGCCTTACATATACAGCAGACGGTAATTTCCGGGTAGGAGCCATGTCAGCCGTGTGGCGATATAGTGAAGTCTTGAGATCAAGTAAactgacttacgagtttttcgagcTGTCATTTGGCCGATTGTTTGGTTTGACTTGGAAGCACAAATTCAAGATACGagggctgtatggtggcagtgaactcaactcacatcACTTCCCAATAATCAGCACTtcggcaaatagtgaacaatggGAAAAAATAGTCTTCAAACTGTTTGATTAcactcacagttgaagtttattgtcgaactaaagaaaacaatgtgaatTACACATCGTTTATTTAAAACGACCAAATAACTGCTGAAAGAAAGGTgtcgctagcttaatgctaacacacaatggaaaACGCCAATGGCATGCTAACGATTAGCATCGATAGCAGCAGTTTTGGAAACGTTGGGGCAGCCGTGGCCAAGAGGTTAAGATAATCGCCTGCCACCATGGGCACCCCGATTTCAAGTCACCAACTGGCAGAAGAATGTGGgcgcacaaaaaaaagaaagaaaaaaaaggcttgaCAAAGCTTGAGCGGATGCAGCAACGAACCACCCACACCAAACATCCCCTGGACCGACGCCTGTGATGCCCTTGAGCtagacaccgataccccaaactgcgattaaaaaaaaaatggctctgTAGCGCCCCCGACAGAGCACTATCTGCAAAAAGTTTTGCATAGGTCTATGAAAACTGGGGGACACGTGTAGCACCACGAGACGTACAAAACGTCAGCAGAAGCCATTTCTTAAAATACACAGGAAGTgagttatgtattttttttaatgtgcaatTTTGGCATATTTTTGCACATTCACTTGGGTCATTTTTCGTGAACTTGTCCTAGAGCTTTCACCCGATTGACTTTAAACTTGGTCTATACCATATCGCCATACTATATTATGGGGGCGGGGCACCACATTTTGCATATCAAATTTCCTTCACCACAAAACAGGAAATGCTTACTTAATATCTCCGCTGTACATGGGTCCAAAAACATCCCCAACTTCGCATTTCATTACAGTCACACCCTGAATACATCTGTATGACAATATTTTGTTATTCATATAGCACCACCTAGTGTCTTcctttacattttaatatactGCGCCGAGCACGTTAAGCAGATTCACCTGAAATTTTGTCAGCAAAGCCTCAACACGATCatgctttgttaaaaaaaataataataattttgacttTCCAGCAGAAGGCGTGGAGAATTTTGATGATTCCATGACATCAAAAGGTGTTGGAATGGTCATAATTTCACACACTTGATGACATGGTATCTATGGAAACAAATTAATCATTCTAATAGCGCCACCTACTGTTTTTCTACATGAAATCTGTtgttttgttcgtctaaatgtaaacatgagtaGCACACCGTTTGCCTTCAGGGTAACAATggccttcccaacatggccgccacgtaggcacgacgatcacCGGGGCTgccttatctagtgttaatacctatgcccgggaagcccaatagaagacgacgtgtgaggtcatgtgactttcttgtgtgaTTGGTGAACGAGACGTAAAATGTCACTCGCGCTTAAAatagattggcgcaaacagcgtacaatgcggaagtcgaagtcgtctcacgcacaaaatagttgataaataagcaataattgatccaTAAAAGTAGCGAGGGacatttaattgtaatgaagtAAAGGTACCGTTAATTTTTAACAGCAAAattaatattcagaaattacatctgggCGGCAcagtagccgactggttagagcgcctgcctcacagttctgtggaccggggttcaatccccggccccacatgtgtggagtttgcatgttctccccgtgcctgcgtgggttttctccgggcactccggtttcctcccacatcccaaaaacatgcatggtaggttaattgaagactctaaattgcccataggtgtgaatgtgagtgcgaatggttgtttgtttatatgtgccctgcgattggctggcaaccagttcagggtgtaccccgcctcctgcccgatgatagctgggatgggctccagtacccccgcgaccctagtgatgataagcggctcagaaaatggatggatggatggaaattacatCTGTGGGAGGGAtgatggatgtgtggaatggagcaagctcaggggtgggcaaactacggcccgcgggccacataaaacataaaacacaaacctGATATGAACCCAATCATTACCCTCACCCCCAACATTGAGATTGTTGCGTTAGCTATCGCTAACCCCAAACCCTATCCTTCCCTAACGCTAAGCCTGATCCAAACagtaatctatccatccatccatccattttccataccgcttatcctgactatggtcgcgggggtgcttgaacctatcccagctgactcttggcAAGCGGTGAGGTATACCCTAGACCACGTATGGGTAAACTACGGActgcgggccacatctggcccgttgatcatttcaatccggcctgccaaagattggtacacaaatgcccaaatcagataaaaaaaaatgactaaattcatttgaccttatcctgtaatgccgagtgattccaccaggttgtgctgtaatgcccagtggttccatcAGGTAGTGCAGTAGGTGCAGTGTTACGATGACTTGAcattggctgttctgtttttactctgctactgctctgaacccttcaaccatgagtgggccaaagaaatgAAAAGTCGACTGTgcagtgtttaatatagaatggactactaaatactttttcactgaagtccggtatgtctaatttgttaagaaaccattgcggttttagagaaCTATAACATGACCAGTCACTTCTCTACAAAGCATGCTGATTGCGCTCACAGCAGATCAATACAGGAACtcatggctacggctcagcggttaaaatcaagcttgcaggctcagcaaaatacctttatctgacaaactgccatacaagattcagtcacacaagaccctgaaacagcgccacgggagctgcagatagaaatgattgatctccaatgtgacactgtcttaaaagagaagttcaaacTGGAtcagttttatgcttcattaagcgcagacaaatttcccaaaatccggaagatggcacagaggatgctggtggtgtttggctccaCATaagtgtgtgaacagacttttagtgtgatgaccatcaacaaaacatcctacagatcccaacTGAGTGATGAAGACCTCAGATGtattctgagaattgccacaacgacaacaccagactttgatgcactggcaaaaaaaggtgatcaacaaaacaacactgttcccattaaaagtaaatctaagtcgTAAcactacaatgtatttttttttttttatgtaagcaTCTGGCCCCACCTGTCAaactttaaaagtcaatgtggcccctgagccaaaaattTTGTACACCCCTGATcgagctgccagcgttcaaggagtacgaaacagcctatgacgtcagcgacAATCACCACCCCCCCCGCACCCCACCGCGAATTTCACCGAAAGGCagctgatttgcatgtatgtatattacaaaacaaattaaattccatattatcacagtgtgatcgtacagtgttttaatatcgtgcagccctacagAGTACAGTGTAGGGCTGccccactatttgagaagcactgcacTAAGGCAAATGGTAAGGCCAGTGTCATGGCAGAAAGTCTCCACTAGGGTTGAGAgtagggctgcatgattatggccaaaataatcatCACGAttgttttgatcaatattgtaatcacgattattaatcatgattattcctcatgttaaggaaaaatcttgatttttcttgcattactttttaacaaacaatatgtaaccctagtgaggagaagcagctcagaaaatggatggatgaatatgtaacagttttctgttgaaaatgaatcttttaaaaataataaatgatcggtaatttttaaaatgtacccaaaaaaaaatctactttagcaagggctaaatgaataaatgtgttcTTACAAAGTGCAATgacgaattgcaacttaatggaagcaaatacagttaatgcaaagaaggcaataacattaggctgcaaacaccgacttttcatttgaaaatccctgtcgttaatatagtgaattgtcaattATATCTCCGTTAACCATTGGTCAGTaatgcacggtcacaaactgcaaagaacgacagttgtgatttccctctctatttattGCTGgcggttttttttcattgcagtcAGGCAAGCCAAAAACTTTAAGTCAAGGGAGCcgctacaacgattgttaatagggtcttaccgtgacacgctgcctctccgccaacgtgctgagaggaataactacaaaataaaagcttcaaatattactacattggacaatGCCATTTCAGgctattattttgaagttggcagtAAAGCGTACTGCCGGAGCTGAATGAAGCCGTAAGCATGCGTACAAATTGATGTACGAATGGACcaacatacaaataaaccaGGGAAGGACAAACTAACTAACTGATGTGCAAATGGGCCAAACAAATGACAAACTAACAGACGAAACGATTGAAGGAATGAAACTAACTGACGCGCTAATGGACTACCAAACAGACAAAAGCACTAATAAAACAAGTGGACAGACGAAAAAACTgacaaagaaacaaatgaaGTGCCGTGCGAAATGACGAAAACCCTAACTAATTAACAGATCAATAAATgatcaaggcggcacggtgacgactggttagagcgtcagcctcacagttctgaggacccgggttcaatccccggccccgcctgtgtggagtttgcatgttctccccgtgcctgcgtgggttttctccgggcagtccggtttcctcccacatcccaaaaacatgcattaattggagactctaaattgcccgtcggcatgactgtgagtgcgaatggttgtttgtttctatgtgtcctgcgattggctggcaaccagttcagggtgtaccccgcctcctgcccgatgacagctgggatgggctccagcacgcccacgaccctagtgaggagaagcggctcagaaaatggatggatggataaatgatcAAACTAATACATGTGCGAACAGGCTATCACAAAAAGACCGACGTGCAAAACACTAACAAACTTACTAATAATCTGACAGACcaacaaatgaacaaactaATAAATGTGTAAACAGATTAACAAACGGTCTGACATTTGAATGGcccaacacacaaataaatgtgcGTGTgggggagacaaaaaaaatcaatcaaaatcaatCTGTGAATTGACTAACAAATGAACAGACATGCCAATAGACTAACA carries:
- the LOC133474111 gene encoding uncharacterized protein LOC133474111; this encodes MAVLPHLPENKARITSVFGNVLQMDSTKKMVKKLAGAAAGTAAWVTNAENEHRQELMSGLTVAEGVGLSSGLMRRYREAGQLLYVDRDCCSATGKSKVAAMFADWKELMVRLDVWHLMRRFARGVTTDGHILYGPFMARLSLAIFEWDAEDSNLLRWAKQPVDGSRPVTLSVKELARHCRRRTRGAEETERLIHEVLDHFWEAKDTMGMALLDQARTRHICYTQCQHMACIQDPPVVTLYTKAGEVTRGGIKLPIFRCA